A region from the uncultured Draconibacterium sp. genome encodes:
- a CDS encoding helix-turn-helix transcriptional regulator, with product MQNRLKIERAIKNLTQDDLAKLIGVSRQTINSIEKGRYVPSTVLALKISTVFEKPVNEIFELDDSD from the coding sequence GTGCAGAATAGGCTTAAAATAGAACGGGCAATAAAAAATCTTACGCAAGACGATTTGGCAAAATTGATTGGTGTTTCGCGGCAAACGATAAATTCAATCGAAAAAGGGAGGTACGTGCCTTCGACAGTTTTAGCGCTTAAAATCTCAACAGTTTTTGAAAAACCGGTAAATGAAATCTTTGAGTTGGATGACTCGGATTAA
- a CDS encoding endonuclease/exonuclease/phosphatase family protein, translated as MKRFLASLIFLFPIILTAQQINVLSYNIRYNNSNDGINAWPNRVEMVNGLLQFYEPDIFGLQEALFNQISDIDEALPNYEWFGVGREDGDKGGEFSPVFFNRDKFILIEKGNFWLAEDCTKPGLGWDAACTRICTWGKFQSKISGKKFYVFNTHFDHRGDEARKNSAILIRDKIEEMTYKNNLPVLLTGDFNLKPETLPISLLKKYLSDSRDISAQKPYGPVGTYNGFKFDAELQTRIDYIFVRGFKVLKYAVLTDNKEKRWPSDHLPVFVQLQLK; from the coding sequence ATGAAACGATTTCTTGCCAGCCTTATTTTTCTGTTTCCAATTATACTGACTGCCCAGCAAATAAATGTTTTAAGCTACAATATACGATACAATAACAGCAATGATGGAATTAACGCCTGGCCAAACCGTGTTGAAATGGTTAATGGCCTGCTACAATTTTACGAGCCTGATATTTTTGGTCTGCAGGAAGCGTTGTTCAATCAGATTTCAGATATTGATGAAGCACTTCCGAATTACGAGTGGTTTGGCGTTGGTAGAGAAGATGGTGATAAGGGGGGTGAATTTTCGCCTGTATTTTTTAACAGAGATAAATTTATTTTAATTGAAAAAGGCAACTTTTGGCTTGCCGAAGATTGCACCAAGCCCGGATTAGGCTGGGATGCTGCCTGTACCCGAATTTGCACCTGGGGAAAATTTCAAAGCAAAATCAGTGGCAAAAAATTTTATGTTTTTAATACGCATTTCGATCACAGAGGCGATGAAGCACGAAAAAATTCGGCGATTCTGATCCGCGATAAAATTGAAGAAATGACTTACAAAAATAATCTGCCTGTACTTTTAACCGGCGACTTTAACCTAAAGCCCGAAACCTTACCCATTTCGCTGCTAAAAAAATACCTGAGCGACAGCCGCGATATTTCGGCACAAAAACCTTACGGGCCAGTAGGAACATATAATGGTTTTAAGTTTGACGCTGAATTACAAACCCGTATCGACTATATTTTTGTTCGTGGTTTTAAGGTATTAAAATATGCGGTACTTACTGATAATAAAGAAAAACGGTGGCCTTCAGATCATTTGCCGGTGTTTGTGCAACTGCAGTTGAAGTAA